Below is a genomic region from Mesorhizobium sp..
AGGCCATAGTCGAGGCCGTGCGCCTTCCAGCACAGCGCAAAGGCGTCCTCGGCCTCTGCCGCGGCAAAATCCTCGGGACTCATCGTCTCGTGGTCTTCCGCCGTGCTGTCGGCGGCGCGGGTGACGATCCGGCGCACGAAGAATATGCGGTCCGTGTCGGCGCGGCTGCGCGCCCCGTCGATCAGCGTATCCTTGCCCGCCCCGCTCGGACCCATCACCGCGACGAAGGCGCCCGGGCCGAGCGGCTGCGCGTCCAGACGCGGCAGGGGCGCGGCCTGCGTCATGCGAAGCGCCGCTCGGGGCCGGTTCCGACCGGATGGGACGACCAGACGATGAACGGCCCGCCGGAATCCGGCTCGACGAAGACGGCGAGCGTGTCGACGGCGAGCGGCGAGCCGATGATGTCGCCGAAATGCGCCTCGATCGCCTCCCGGACCCGTGCAACGTCCGGACCGGCGACCCGGCCGGTCAGCGTCATGTGGAAGCGGAAGCAGTCGAGCACGTAGGGGTAGCCCCAGCGCTGCAGGTGGCCGAGTTCGCGCGGCGACAGTGCGTCGGGATTGCGCCGCGCCAGGTCGGTGTCCGACAGAGGCGCGCGGAAGCGGTCGAAATGCTGCACGATTTCGGCCGCGAATGCTTCCAGTTCGCCGCTGCGTTCCGCCGGCACCAGCGCGAAGAAGCCGTCGATCTGCTTCAGCGCCAGGCGGGCGATGACCGGCGGCGTCGCGGCGGCGGCGAACGCGTCGATGGCGCCGGCCAGCCCCTGTTCGCTCTCGCCGGGCGCCAGCCGGAACGGCGCCTTCAGCGTCGCGTGGAAGCCGTAACGGCGCGCCGACGCCGTATGATAGGCGACTTCACCGGCGGTGAGCGGTCCCGAGGCGACGGGCGCCGACTTTTCGCCGGTGAAGGCGTCGCGGCCGAGCCAGGCGGCGGCCTTTTTCGCGAGCCCGCTG
It encodes:
- a CDS encoding DUF1045 domain-containing protein, translating into MRYAIYYTPPEHSGLAKKAAAWLGRDAFTGEKSAPVASGPLTAGEVAYHTASARRYGFHATLKAPFRLAPGESEQGLAGAIDAFAAAATPPVIARLALKQIDGFFALVPAERSGELEAFAAEIVQHFDRFRAPLSDTDLARRNPDALSPRELGHLQRWGYPYVLDCFRFHMTLTGRVAGPDVARVREAIEAHFGDIIGSPLAVDTLAVFVEPDSGGPFIVWSSHPVGTGPERRFA